A DNA window from Candidatus Methylomirabilota bacterium contains the following coding sequences:
- the glp gene encoding gephyrin-like molybdotransferase Glp yields the protein MLSVEEALARVLAVIPVLGAETVELTAALGRVLAEPITAGRDLPPWDNSSMDGYALRADDTSGATPERPVRLRLLGAVPAGAVAGQAVGPGEAYRILTGAPMPAGADSVIPQEEVGLEGATVVIGRPVKPGDFVRPRGEDIRSGEAVLVRGEVLGPAALGVLAALGRPLVRVYQQPRVAILSTGDELVDLDAVPGPAQIRNSNTYTLAAQVREAGGVPLNLGIARDTREDLEERFRWGVAADVLVSTAGVSVGDRDFVREVLEKLGAELSFWKVSMRPGKPLTFGRLGGRPVFGLPGNPVSSMVTFELFVRPALRRMAGDTRLFRPRVRARLVETLDNPGPRRGYLRVRLAEEGGELTARPTGGQGSGILRSMLLADGLAVIPPDTRVEPGSAIEVILLRRESIGSYGKT from the coding sequence ATGCTGTCCGTCGAAGAAGCCCTGGCGCGCGTGCTCGCGGTGATCCCCGTGCTGGGCGCCGAAACCGTGGAGCTCACGGCGGCGCTCGGGCGTGTCCTCGCCGAGCCCATCACCGCCGGGCGCGACCTCCCGCCGTGGGACAATTCCTCCATGGATGGATACGCGCTCCGGGCCGACGACACGTCCGGCGCGACCCCCGAGCGGCCGGTACGACTCCGGCTCCTCGGCGCCGTGCCGGCCGGGGCGGTGGCCGGGCAGGCCGTCGGCCCCGGCGAGGCCTATCGCATCCTGACCGGTGCCCCGATGCCGGCGGGCGCCGATTCGGTGATCCCGCAGGAGGAGGTGGGGCTCGAGGGAGCCACGGTGGTCATCGGGCGCCCCGTGAAGCCCGGCGACTTCGTCCGCCCCCGGGGTGAGGACATCCGGTCCGGGGAGGCGGTCCTCGTTCGCGGGGAGGTCCTCGGGCCCGCCGCGCTCGGCGTCCTCGCCGCGCTCGGGCGGCCGCTGGTCCGGGTGTATCAACAGCCCCGGGTCGCGATCCTCTCCACGGGGGACGAGCTCGTCGATCTCGACGCCGTTCCCGGGCCCGCTCAGATCCGGAACTCCAACACCTACACGCTGGCTGCCCAGGTCCGGGAGGCCGGCGGCGTTCCCCTGAACCTCGGCATCGCACGCGACACGCGGGAGGACCTGGAGGAGCGCTTCCGGTGGGGGGTGGCGGCGGACGTCCTGGTCTCCACGGCCGGGGTGTCCGTGGGGGACCGCGATTTCGTCCGCGAGGTCCTGGAGAAGCTCGGGGCGGAGCTCAGCTTCTGGAAGGTCTCGATGCGACCGGGCAAGCCGCTGACGTTCGGCCGGCTCGGCGGGCGCCCGGTCTTCGGGCTCCCCGGCAACCCGGTCTCCTCGATGGTGACCTTCGAGCTGTTCGTCCGGCCCGCCCTCCGGCGCATGGCGGGCGACACTCGGCTCTTCCGACCGCGCGTGCGGGCGCGCCTCGTCGAGACCCTCGACAATCCGGGACCGCGCCGGGGCTACCTTCGGGTGCGGCTCGCGGAGGAGGGCGGTGAGCTGACCGCGCGGCCGACGGGCGGGCAGGGGTCGGGGATCCTCCGCTCGATGCTCCTGGCCGACGGATTGGCGGTCATCCCCCCGGACACCCGGGTCGAGCCCGGCAGCGCGATCGAGGTGATCCTGCTTCGCAGGGAATCCATCGGAAGTTACGGGAAGACATGA
- a CDS encoding thiosulfate oxidation carrier protein SoxY: MSYDPGSHAGFSRRETLGLVLMGALAATRPPGALAQSPGRPAAVETAHRPQIDVPILADDPVAVPLTVSVDHPMEADHYIKALEVVLRTDPVPRKGVFHFTPRSGRASVAYQMRSGQGGELTVVAECTRHGRFEARHLVRVAPGGCALPPGSVTREQGGSPSVRTQARVRPGEVVAVWASLKHTSHTGLAEKNGTFVQERPAFFVERMTAFLGEERVSEFALTPAMSPDPKLRFFVKARPGTMLRVVFVDNRGGQWAAHQQFP, encoded by the coding sequence GTGTCGTACGATCCGGGATCGCACGCGGGGTTCTCCCGCCGGGAGACCTTGGGCCTCGTCTTGATGGGGGCCCTCGCCGCGACTCGGCCGCCCGGCGCGCTCGCTCAGAGCCCGGGCCGTCCGGCGGCCGTCGAGACGGCGCACCGCCCGCAGATCGACGTCCCGATCCTGGCCGACGACCCGGTGGCGGTTCCTCTGACCGTGTCGGTCGACCATCCGATGGAGGCGGACCACTACATCAAGGCCCTCGAGGTCGTGCTGCGGACGGATCCCGTTCCCAGGAAGGGGGTCTTCCATTTCACCCCCCGGAGCGGCCGGGCCTCGGTGGCCTACCAGATGCGCTCCGGGCAGGGAGGTGAGCTGACGGTCGTCGCGGAGTGCACGCGTCACGGCCGGTTCGAAGCCAGGCACCTGGTGCGGGTGGCGCCCGGGGGCTGCGCCCTTCCGCCGGGGAGCGTCACCCGCGAGCAAGGCGGTAGCCCGTCCGTGCGGACCCAGGCGCGGGTCCGTCCCGGCGAGGTGGTGGCCGTCTGGGCCTCGCTCAAGCACACCTCGCACACCGGGCTCGCCGAGAAGAACGGGACGTTCGTCCAGGAGCGGCCGGCGTTCTTCGTGGAGCGGATGACGGCGTTTCTCGGCGAGGAGCGGGTGAGCGAGTTCGCGCTGACTCCGGCCATGAGCCCCGACCCCAAGCTCCGGTTCTTCGTGAAGGCTCGTCCGGGCACGATGCTGCGCGTCGTCTTCGTCGACAACCGAGGGGGCCAGTGGGCCGCTCATCAGCAGTTCCCGTAA